A single genomic interval of Alistipes provencensis harbors:
- a CDS encoding beta-glucosidase — translation MKTCRIFLITALVLTAFGVRAQIVTPEHEARARELVSQMTLDEKLAYIGGYNSFYLRAVPRLGIPEIWFADGPQGIRIDSQSTLFPSGMALAASWDRTLAHRTGAGIGQDARARGIHVMMGPGVNIYRSPLCGRNFEYYGEDPYLAGETAAGYIEGMQGEGVMACMKHFAGNNQEWNRHHISSDIDERTLNEIYLPAFEKGVRRAHVGMVMDYYGLLNGVHATENRYLNIDVLRHRWGFKGIVTSDWEATYTTINAVYNGLDIEMPKGWLLDPQRMKELVGNGVIDERIIDLKVQHVLQTLLSFGFFDRAQKVETIPVRNPLSEQAALDVERGGAVLLRNRDDLLPLTRGKVVVCGPNSELVAKGGGSGEVFPFVTSTVAEGMKKNLGRKLRFGYTPDLWKTDLDAFYADPSCTVRGATAEFFNNPDLEGEPVHTEVVHRIGYKGWESPIPGVVNPDNYSDRYTFYFKPEKDAVLYFSAGGDDGYRVLVDGEELIEQWSGHPFRQKEGYKEFKGGRTYRIAYEHFDGGSEQETMFRYADYLNDPAFIEAVRTADAVVVCVGYDWYLESESWDRPFALPEGHLRCLETILEHTDKAVVVINSGGGVEMAPWIDRTGGVLMAWYQGQQGGDAIAELLTGKISPSGKLPFTLEKRWEDNPVYDNYYPNTDQVKEDNPYKRVEYNEGVFVGYRGYERNGVEPLFPFGFGLSYTTFDYSGLKAEAAGDGEFIVSFDVTNTGRYDAAEVAQLYVGDVESSVVRPAKELKGYEKIFLKRGETRRVEIRLDEEAFRHYDCIRRDFVVEPGDFDLFVGTSSQDIRLKTRINVK, via the coding sequence ATGAAAACTTGCAGAATATTTCTTATAACGGCGCTTGTGCTGACGGCTTTCGGTGTGCGGGCACAAATCGTCACACCCGAACATGAGGCCCGGGCCCGTGAGCTCGTGTCGCAGATGACACTCGACGAGAAGCTGGCTTACATAGGTGGCTACAATTCGTTTTACCTCAGGGCAGTGCCGCGGCTCGGCATTCCGGAGATCTGGTTTGCCGACGGTCCCCAGGGTATCCGCATCGATTCGCAGAGCACGCTTTTCCCGAGTGGCATGGCACTCGCGGCGAGTTGGGACCGGACGCTGGCACACCGCACGGGAGCCGGTATCGGACAGGATGCCCGGGCCCGGGGCATTCACGTTATGATGGGACCCGGTGTGAACATCTATCGTTCGCCGCTCTGCGGCCGGAATTTCGAGTATTACGGCGAAGACCCCTATCTGGCCGGGGAGACGGCTGCCGGTTATATCGAGGGGATGCAGGGTGAGGGTGTCATGGCCTGTATGAAACACTTTGCAGGCAATAATCAGGAATGGAACCGGCACCACATCTCGTCCGACATCGACGAGCGGACGCTCAACGAAATCTACCTTCCGGCTTTCGAGAAGGGGGTTCGCCGGGCTCATGTGGGAATGGTGATGGACTATTACGGGTTGCTGAACGGCGTCCATGCCACGGAGAACCGTTATCTGAACATCGACGTACTGCGACACCGCTGGGGATTCAAGGGGATCGTCACCTCGGACTGGGAGGCGACCTACACGACGATCAATGCGGTTTACAACGGACTTGATATCGAAATGCCCAAAGGATGGCTGCTCGACCCGCAGAGAATGAAAGAACTGGTCGGGAACGGTGTCATCGACGAACGTATCATCGACCTGAAAGTGCAGCATGTACTTCAGACGCTCCTCTCGTTCGGCTTTTTCGACCGGGCGCAAAAGGTTGAGACCATTCCGGTACGGAATCCCCTTTCGGAACAGGCCGCGCTGGATGTGGAGCGCGGCGGGGCCGTGCTGCTCCGCAACCGCGACGACCTGCTGCCGCTGACCAGGGGTAAGGTGGTCGTTTGCGGTCCCAACTCGGAACTCGTCGCCAAGGGTGGCGGCAGCGGTGAGGTTTTTCCGTTCGTCACCAGCACGGTTGCCGAAGGGATGAAAAAAAATCTGGGGCGCAAGTTGCGCTTCGGTTATACGCCTGATCTGTGGAAGACCGACCTCGATGCTTTTTATGCAGACCCGTCGTGCACGGTACGGGGAGCTACGGCCGAGTTTTTCAACAACCCTGATCTGGAGGGCGAACCCGTTCACACGGAGGTCGTGCATCGTATCGGTTACAAGGGCTGGGAATCCCCGATTCCCGGCGTGGTGAATCCCGACAACTATTCGGACCGCTACACCTTCTATTTCAAACCCGAGAAGGATGCCGTACTTTATTTCTCGGCGGGTGGAGACGACGGTTACCGGGTGCTGGTCGACGGCGAGGAGCTGATCGAACAATGGTCGGGTCATCCTTTTCGTCAGAAGGAGGGCTATAAGGAGTTCAAAGGCGGTCGGACTTACAGAATAGCCTATGAGCATTTCGACGGCGGTTCGGAACAGGAAACGATGTTTCGCTATGCCGATTACCTGAACGATCCGGCTTTCATCGAAGCGGTCCGCACGGCTGATGCCGTTGTCGTTTGTGTCGGTTACGACTGGTATCTCGAATCAGAGAGCTGGGATCGTCCTTTCGCACTCCCCGAGGGGCATCTGCGTTGCTTGGAAACCATCCTTGAACATACCGACAAGGCGGTTGTCGTGATCAACTCGGGCGGCGGCGTGGAGATGGCGCCGTGGATCGATCGCACAGGCGGTGTGCTGATGGCCTGGTATCAGGGTCAGCAGGGCGGCGACGCCATCGCCGAACTGCTTACGGGAAAGATCTCGCCCAGCGGCAAACTCCCGTTCACTCTCGAGAAGCGCTGGGAGGACAATCCCGTTTATGACAACTACTATCCCAATACCGATCAGGTCAAGGAGGATAATCCCTATAAGCGCGTCGAGTACAACGAAGGAGTGTTTGTCGGTTACCGGGGCTACGAGCGAAATGGTGTCGAACCGCTCTTCCCGTTCGGGTTCGGACTCTCCTATACGACGTTCGATTACTCCGGGCTGAAGGCCGAAGCGGCCGGGGACGGGGAGTTCATCGTTTCGTTCGATGTGACCAATACCGGCCGGTACGATGCTGCCGAGGTGGCGCAGTTGTATGTCGGGGATGTGGAATCTTCCGTCGTGCGTCCCGCCAAGGAGTTGAAAGGTTATGAAAAGATCTTTCTGAAGCGGGGTGAGACCCGTCGCGTGGAGATTCGGCTCGATGAGGAGGCTTTCCGCCATTACGATTGCATACGGCGTGATTTTGTCGTGGAACCAGGTGATTTCGATCTTTTCGTGGGAACGTCGTCGCAGGATATCCGGCTGAAGACGCGCATTAACGTCAAATGA
- the galB gene encoding beta-galactosidase GalB: protein MNLFSGLSLLCLFAVGTATAQPSGRVKLNEGWKFYRGDAAPGDSLRLSYERLKPFLLPAGKQSVVPDGAPDGGDFAAPEFDDSAWRTLDLPHDWGIEGPFRQEYPGETGKLPWWGRAWYRRTIRVGDADLGKRIFLEIDGAMSFSTVWCNGRLAGGWPYGYTSYRVDLTPCLVPGDNTLAIRLDNPPESSRWYPGGGIYRNVWLTKSDPVGIAHWGTFVTTPHVTSDCASVNLRIELRNDGMEMPAAIVTTELFALGADGACSGEVLARAEDVVDRVENGQLLVQEFSVDNPRLWGPGHPDRYVAVTTVRCGDRIVERYSTPFGIRRAEFTHEGFFLNGERLMLQGVCMHHDLGALGAAINVSAIERQLRILREMGANAIRTAHNPPAPELLELCDRMGFLVLDEFTDTWRIPKKPNGYALLFDDWGTADLTALIRRDRNHPSVIAWSTGNETAEQWYPETYDVSRELTDLVHREDPSRPATFGSNYWLSASNDFRHTVDIFGFNYKPMLYEGFCRNSPFQPFMGSETASCISTRGFYVFPLSDDKSRGRADFQVSSYDRFSPDWSTPPDTEFEGLDRNPTAAGEFVWTGFDYLGEPTPYNDDYTILENFSDPEARTRAAEELARLGRLRIPSRSSYFGIVDLAGFPKDRYYLYQARWRPDLPMAHILPHWTWPGREGEVTPVHVYTSGDAAELFVNGRSQGLRRKGAFEYRLRWDSVRYEPGEVRVVAYRNGKPWAENRIETAGKAAFVELTVDRTTVQAGSEDLFFVTAKLTDRRGRFVPQAADRLDFSVEGPARIVATDNGDPTSHASFQSPSVNAFNGLALVVLRPTGEPGDIRLKVRSRGIRSFELQLRVE, encoded by the coding sequence ATGAATCTCTTTTCCGGATTATCGTTGCTGTGTCTGTTTGCCGTAGGTACGGCAACGGCACAGCCTTCGGGACGCGTGAAACTCAACGAGGGCTGGAAATTCTATCGGGGAGACGCTGCTCCGGGTGATTCGCTGCGGTTGAGTTACGAGCGGCTCAAACCCTTCCTGCTGCCTGCCGGGAAGCAGTCTGTTGTTCCTGATGGCGCTCCCGACGGGGGCGATTTCGCTGCTCCGGAGTTCGATGACTCGGCATGGCGCACGCTCGATCTTCCCCATGACTGGGGTATCGAGGGCCCTTTCCGGCAGGAGTATCCCGGTGAGACCGGAAAATTGCCGTGGTGGGGCCGGGCATGGTATCGTCGTACGATCCGTGTCGGCGACGCTGACCTCGGAAAACGCATTTTCCTCGAGATCGACGGAGCCATGTCTTTTTCGACGGTGTGGTGCAACGGCCGTCTGGCCGGTGGATGGCCCTACGGCTATACCTCCTACCGAGTCGACCTGACCCCCTGCCTCGTGCCGGGCGACAATACATTGGCCATCCGGCTCGACAATCCGCCCGAATCGAGCCGTTGGTATCCCGGCGGCGGAATCTACCGCAACGTGTGGCTTACAAAGTCCGATCCGGTCGGCATTGCACATTGGGGCACCTTTGTAACCACGCCGCATGTCACCTCCGACTGTGCTTCGGTCAATTTGCGCATCGAGTTGCGTAACGACGGGATGGAGATGCCTGCTGCGATCGTGACGACCGAGTTGTTTGCGCTCGGCGCCGACGGTGCATGCTCTGGAGAGGTATTGGCCCGGGCTGAAGATGTCGTCGACCGCGTGGAGAACGGGCAGTTGCTCGTACAGGAGTTTTCCGTGGATAATCCCCGACTCTGGGGGCCCGGACATCCGGATCGGTATGTCGCCGTCACGACGGTACGTTGCGGCGACCGGATTGTGGAGCGTTATTCCACGCCGTTCGGCATTCGCCGGGCGGAGTTTACCCATGAAGGCTTTTTTCTCAACGGCGAGCGGCTGATGCTGCAGGGCGTCTGCATGCATCACGATCTCGGGGCATTGGGGGCGGCGATCAATGTGAGTGCAATCGAACGGCAACTGCGTATCCTCCGGGAGATGGGCGCCAATGCGATACGGACGGCCCATAATCCGCCTGCGCCCGAGTTACTGGAACTTTGCGACCGTATGGGATTCCTCGTTCTCGACGAATTTACGGATACCTGGCGTATCCCCAAAAAACCGAACGGTTATGCGTTGCTCTTCGACGATTGGGGTACGGCCGATCTTACGGCCCTGATTCGCCGCGACCGCAACCATCCGTCGGTGATTGCCTGGAGCACGGGCAACGAAACAGCCGAGCAGTGGTATCCCGAGACGTATGATGTCTCGCGTGAGCTGACCGACTTGGTACACCGCGAAGATCCCTCGCGTCCCGCGACTTTCGGGAGCAACTACTGGCTGTCTGCGTCCAACGATTTCCGCCATACGGTGGATATTTTCGGGTTCAACTACAAACCGATGCTTTATGAAGGTTTTTGCCGCAACAGCCCTTTTCAGCCCTTCATGGGTTCTGAAACAGCCTCGTGTATCAGTACGCGGGGTTTCTATGTCTTTCCGTTGAGCGACGACAAAAGCCGGGGACGTGCCGATTTTCAGGTCAGCTCCTACGATCGTTTTTCTCCCGACTGGTCGACGCCGCCCGACACAGAGTTCGAGGGGCTCGACCGCAATCCTACGGCCGCCGGGGAGTTTGTCTGGACCGGGTTCGACTACCTCGGGGAACCCACGCCCTATAACGACGACTACACTATTCTGGAAAACTTCAGCGATCCGGAAGCCCGCACCCGGGCGGCTGAAGAGCTGGCTCGGTTGGGGCGGCTGCGTATCCCGTCGCGCAGCTCCTATTTCGGGATCGTCGATTTGGCGGGATTCCCCAAGGATCGTTATTATCTTTATCAGGCTCGGTGGCGTCCCGACCTGCCGATGGCTCACATCCTGCCTCACTGGACATGGCCCGGCCGCGAAGGTGAAGTGACGCCCGTTCATGTCTACACTTCGGGCGATGCTGCCGAGCTCTTCGTCAACGGACGTTCGCAGGGCCTACGCCGCAAGGGGGCGTTCGAATATCGCCTGCGTTGGGACAGCGTCCGTTACGAACCGGGAGAGGTACGGGTTGTGGCTTACCGGAACGGAAAACCGTGGGCCGAAAACCGAATCGAAACGGCTGGGAAGGCCGCCTTTGTGGAGCTTACAGTAGACCGGACGACGGTGCAGGCTGGCAGCGAAGATTTGTTTTTTGTTACGGCGAAACTTACTGACCGCCGGGGACGCTTTGTGCCGCAGGCTGCTGACAGACTTGATTTCTCGGTCGAAGGCCCGGCCCGGATCGTTGCCACCGATAACGGCGATCCGACGAGTCATGCATCGTTCCAGAGCCCTTCGGTTAACGCATTCAACGGTCTTGCGCTGGTTGTCTTGCGGCCGACCGGGGAACCGGGCGATATCCGGTTGAAAGTTCGCAGTCGGGGCATCCGTTCTTTCGAACTGCAGCTCCGGGTCGAATAA